A DNA window from Micromonospora inyonensis contains the following coding sequences:
- a CDS encoding amidase yields MAEPHDLDALGQAAAVARGELSSVELVAHHLARVDALGDTVGAFVTVTPEQARRAARAADAVPAAERGPLHGVPTAVKDLTLTAGVRTTFGSAAFADHVPTVDADVVRHLRDAGLVSLGKTTTSELGCSLYSEGLVAPPARNPWDLAYTAGGSSGGAAAAVAAGLVPVAQGSDGGGSVRIPAALCGLVGLKPSRGLVSGGPLGSGAFGLPTNGPIGRTVADVAALLDVLAVPVPGEPYLPPPPPPGGHLAAARRATPGRLRVGRFTRPMLVDEPIHPDCVAAVDRAAALLAGAGHEVVEVEPPLGPESWPLFETVWYVLALAPVPPERESDLLPLTRFLRERGVRVSAAALTGTLAELQALVRLGARRTAGVDLLLCPTLAAPQAPVGWFHSGVDPAEDFDRQRRFSPFCAVFNLTGQPSVSLPVGRTAGGLPVGVLLTGRYGDDARLLATAAEVEQADGGWDHRHPAIWRAVGSANVNSNGVGGATP; encoded by the coding sequence ATGGCCGAGCCACACGACCTGGACGCGTTGGGGCAGGCCGCGGCCGTCGCCCGGGGTGAGCTCTCCAGCGTCGAGCTGGTCGCGCACCACCTCGCCCGGGTGGACGCGCTGGGCGACACCGTCGGGGCGTTCGTCACCGTCACTCCCGAACAGGCCCGCCGGGCGGCCCGTGCCGCCGACGCGGTGCCGGCCGCCGAGCGGGGGCCGTTGCACGGGGTGCCGACGGCGGTGAAGGATCTGACCCTCACCGCCGGGGTGCGAACCACGTTCGGCTCGGCCGCCTTCGCCGACCACGTCCCGACCGTCGACGCCGACGTGGTGCGACACCTGCGGGACGCGGGGCTGGTCAGCCTCGGCAAGACCACCACCTCGGAACTGGGCTGCTCGCTCTACTCCGAGGGCCTGGTCGCGCCGCCGGCCCGCAACCCGTGGGACCTGGCGTACACGGCGGGCGGGTCGAGCGGCGGCGCGGCGGCGGCGGTCGCGGCCGGCCTGGTGCCGGTCGCCCAGGGTTCCGACGGGGGCGGCTCGGTGCGCATCCCGGCCGCCCTGTGCGGGCTGGTCGGCCTCAAGCCGAGCCGAGGGTTGGTCTCCGGTGGCCCGCTCGGCTCCGGCGCGTTCGGCCTGCCCACCAACGGCCCGATCGGCCGGACCGTGGCCGACGTCGCCGCGCTGCTGGACGTCCTGGCCGTCCCGGTGCCGGGGGAGCCCTACCTGCCACCCCCGCCGCCACCCGGCGGTCACCTGGCGGCGGCACGTCGGGCCACGCCCGGCCGGCTGCGGGTGGGACGGTTCACCCGCCCGATGCTCGTCGACGAGCCGATCCACCCGGACTGTGTGGCCGCCGTCGACCGGGCCGCCGCGCTGCTCGCCGGGGCCGGGCACGAGGTGGTCGAGGTGGAGCCGCCGCTCGGTCCGGAGTCGTGGCCACTGTTCGAGACCGTGTGGTACGTCCTGGCGCTCGCCCCGGTGCCGCCGGAGCGGGAGTCCGACCTGCTGCCGCTGACCCGGTTCCTCCGCGAGCGGGGCGTGCGGGTGAGCGCCGCCGCCCTGACCGGCACCCTGGCCGAACTCCAGGCCCTGGTCCGCCTCGGTGCCCGCCGGACCGCCGGGGTCGACCTGCTGCTCTGCCCGACCCTGGCCGCCCCGCAGGCCCCGGTCGGCTGGTTTCACTCCGGCGTCGACCCGGCGGAGGACTTCGACCGGCAGCGGCGGTTCTCGCCGTTCTGCGCGGTTTTCAACCTGACCGGCCAGCCATCCGTCTCGCTGCCGGTCGGCCGGACCGCCGGGGGTCTCCCGGTGGGCGTCCTGCTGACCGGTCGGTACGGCGACGACGCCCGGCTGTTGGCCACTGCCGCCGAGGTCGAACAGGCCGACGGCGGGTGGGATCATCGCCACCCCGCGATATGGCGGGCGGTCGGCTCCGCTAACGTGAACAGCAACGGGGTCGGAGGGGCGACACCATGA
- a CDS encoding DUF5130 family protein, giving the protein MTVGEKQIEAGTPPEVLDGPFSTRQLLRIDEALRLADQGTGLVFSVFVGALDEPAREHAERLHRQLAEPERSVLIAVSPNQRRLEIVTGKQARKRIPDTYAKLAALSMVAAFGGGDLAGGIINGLDQLATHAGKG; this is encoded by the coding sequence GTGACCGTTGGTGAGAAGCAGATCGAGGCGGGCACCCCGCCCGAGGTGCTGGACGGCCCCTTCAGCACCCGGCAGCTGCTCCGCATCGACGAGGCGCTGCGCCTGGCCGACCAGGGCACCGGGCTGGTCTTCTCGGTCTTCGTCGGCGCTCTCGACGAGCCGGCCCGCGAGCACGCCGAGCGGCTGCACCGGCAGCTCGCCGAGCCGGAGCGTTCGGTCCTGATCGCCGTGTCGCCCAACCAGCGTCGGCTGGAGATCGTCACCGGCAAGCAGGCCCGCAAGCGCATCCCGGACACGTACGCCAAGCTCGCCGCGCTCTCCATGGTCGCGGCCTTCGGCGGCGGTGACCTGGCCGGCGGGATCATCAACGGGCTCGACCAGCTCGCCACCCACGCCGGCAAGGGCTGA